Genomic segment of Paenibacillus macerans:
AGCGTACGCTGCGCTACTCAGTCCCTAGCTTCATTCAACCTTCTCGGTGCTGAAAACCTGACTTATTGAACTCGCAACTGTATTGAAAGGAGCAAAACTGCCATGCCCATCAAACATTCGAAATTCGACCGTTTTCTGCTGGTTTTAAATGCCATCGGGCTAGCGTTTGCCGTCTTGATCGTGGTCGTCCCGCTGATTTATGTCGTCGTGGCCTCGTTTATGGACCCCTCAGTACTGCTTAGCCGCGGCTTGTCCTTCAACGTTAAGGATTGGACCCTGGACGGTTACGAGAAAATCCTGACGAATCCGGCGATGGTCCGGGGGTTCGGCAACGCGGTGCTGTACTCGACTTCATTTGCCCTGATCACCGTGACGGTGTCGGTTTTCGCGGGCTACGCCCTGTCGGATCATAGGCTTGTCGGCCGCCGCATTTTTATGACCTTGTTTTTGATCACGATGTTTTTCGGCGGCGGGCTGGTGCCGACTTACCTGCTGGTCAAAGAGCTTGGCATGATCGATACCGTCTGGGCGGTGATCATTCCCGGCGCGGTCAACGTATGGAACATCATCTTGTCGCGGACGTTTTTCAAAGGCGTGCCGAACGAGCTGAGAGAGGCCGCCAACGTCGACGGCGCTTCCGAGGCGATGATTTTCTTCCGCATC
This window contains:
- a CDS encoding carbohydrate ABC transporter permease; amino-acid sequence: MPIKHSKFDRFLLVLNAIGLAFAVLIVVVPLIYVVVASFMDPSVLLSRGLSFNVKDWTLDGYEKILTNPAMVRGFGNAVLYSTSFALITVTVSVFAGYALSDHRLVGRRIFMTLFLITMFFGGGLVPTYLLVKELGMIDTVWAVIIPGAVNVWNIILSRTFFKGVPNELREAANVDGASEAMIFFRIVLPLSKPIVFVLALYAFVGQWNAYFDAMIYLDNPNLHPLQLVLRSILIQNQVDPSMIADQLAMAEMKRLSEMIKYAAIVISSLPLVVMYPFFQKYFEKGVMVGSLK